GGAGGGCCAGTGGCTATTGGAATAGTAAAAATAATTTCGCCCGAAACAGTTTCTGGCGAAACATGGCGAGGACTCGCTACGATTGCAGGCAGCTGGATAGGAGGAAGTGCCAACCAAACAGCACTAAAAGAGGTATTTGAGCCTAGTGCCGAAGTGTTTTCGCAGGCAATTGCTGTCGATGTAGTTACGGCCGAGCTGTGGCTTGCAGTATTGCTATATGGTGTAGCTTATGCCAGCAAACTCGATAAATGGCTAGGAGCTGATACTCAGGCTGTCGAAGAAATACGGGTAAAAATGGAAGCAGATTTTGCTAAAAATCAACAAAATCCTTCTTTACAAGACTTGATGATGATATTGCTAGTCGGATTTGGTACAACGGCTATAGCCCATACTTGTGCCGATGGTATTGTGCCATTTATTAGCCAAAATTTTCCAGCCTTAAAAAAGTTTAGTTTAACATCGTCTTCTTTCTGGGTGATTTCGTTGGTAACGTTGTTTGGATTAATACTGTCGCAAACGCCAGCTCGCAATATCGAAAAGGTAGGAGCGTCCAAATTTGGTTCACTGTTTTTGTATATCTTAATTGCTACAATAGGTATGAAAATGGATATTTTGGCAGCACTCGACAAACCTCAGTTGTTTTTGGTAGGTATTATTTGGATGTTTTTTCATGCTTCTTTTACACTATTGGCGGCCTATATTACCAAAGCACCTTTCTTTTTTACGGCTGTGGGCTCGCAGGCCAACGTTGGCGGAGCTGCTTCTGCCTCGGTAATTGCGGCAGCCTTTCATCCTTCTTTGGCTTCGGTAGGCGTATTGTTGGCTATTTTGGGTTATGCTTTGGGTACGTATTGTGGGTATTTAACAGGCTTAATGATGCAATGGGTAGCTCAGTAGTTGGTTGAGTGATGTAACGCTTTTTTTGAATACATCACTCAATTATTAAAACCAAAGATAAAACCTAAATCCATTGTAATCATATTCAAAAATGCAAGCTGATATAATATCTCTACTTTTGGCCACTTTCCAATAGGCTATTTTCGATACACTTGCTCAAATTCATCAACAAAGCGATTGCCTACAGGAATTTCTATTTTGCCAATCAGGAGCTTGGTTTTTTGGAATGCGGTAATTTTTTCGAGCGAAACGATGTATGAATTGTGTACTCGGCAAAAAAGTTTATTAGGCAATTTGCCCTCCATCGACTTTAGGTTTGACCGAGTCAGAATAGGTTTTGTTTCGTTTTGAATATATATTTTGACATAGTCTTTGAGCCCTTCTACAAAAACAATATCCGAGAAGTGAAGCTTAATTTTTTTGTAATCGGCATTTATTACAATATAATCTACCTCGGTAGGCACTACTTCGGGGGCTTCTTTGGCTCGTAACGAATACAATTCAAAGGCTTTATTGGTAGCTTTTACAAATCTGTCGAACGGAATAGGCTTGACCAAATAATCTACAATATTGAGGTCGTAGCCTTCAAGAGCATATTGTTGGTAAGCCGTAGTAAAAATTACCATAGGAGGTTGAATAAGGCTTTTGACAAACTGTATACCTGTTAGAGTAGGCATCTGAATATCTAAAAACAACAAATCTACTTGTCCCGTATTCAATATCTCCCATGCTTCAAAGGGGCTAGCAAAGGTATCTATCAAATCCAAATAAGGTACTTTCCGAATATCATCGGCAATGATTTGTAAGGCAAATGGCTCGTCGTCGATAGCTATACATCGTAGTTTGTGGTTTTGCTCGGCAATCATATCGTTATTTAATTGTGGGTTAGTGATTGTGGCTTGGTAGTTTTTGATTATTTAAGTTCAATGGACAAATCAACGCAAAAGATATTACCCTCTTCGGTGATTTTTAGGCTGTATCTGTCTGGATAATGCAAACTTAGCCTTTTACGAACATTCTTTAAGCCAATACCAGATTCGTCGGTTTGATTGTTTTCAAAAATAGGATTACGAGTAGAAAAATACAGCATGTTATCGAGTACTTCGATACATATTGCTATTGCTGTTTCTTCAAAACCATGTAAGCCATATTTGAAAGCATTTTCGACCATTGGAATAAACAAAAGTGGTTCTATAACATGACGCTCGATAGGCCCTTTGTACTGAAATGTCACCTTGTTTTTAGCCGAAATACGCATTTTCTGAAGGTCAATATAATTATGCAAATAGTCGATTTCTTGTTGTAAAGGCACGGTATCGCTATCAGATTGATAAATCATATACCGTAATAATTGCGACAATTTGACAATGGCATCTTCGGTAAGTTCTGATTTTTGGCGAGCCAACCAGCGAATATTATTGAGTGTATTAAACAAAAAATGTGGACTCACCTGAAGCTTCAATACGGCTAGTTCGGCAGCTACTTTTTCCAAAGTGATTTTTTGTTGTGTATCATGGCTTTTGATACGGTCTTGCCACAGCACAATAAGCGAACTCACAATAATAGCAAATAAATAAGACATCATGCCGCCCGTTATTTGCTGAAAAGGAAAGCCCATACGGGGTGGAGGAGGTGGTGGAAAGTTGGGGTTGGGTCTGGGCATTGAAGGCATTTTGGACATATTAGGCTCAAA
The DNA window shown above is from Flectobacillus major DSM 103 and carries:
- a CDS encoding DUF819 family protein, which gives rise to MQPLITNDAIVFGLLIAIIAFTFYTASLPSIFWQKFYSLFPSILICYFLPGLLNSFGIVSGEASKLYDVASKYLLPACLVYFTINIDFRALQKLGPKAIIVFLAGSLGVMVGGPVAIGIVKIISPETVSGETWRGLATIAGSWIGGSANQTALKEVFEPSAEVFSQAIAVDVVTAELWLAVLLYGVAYASKLDKWLGADTQAVEEIRVKMEADFAKNQQNPSLQDLMMILLVGFGTTAIAHTCADGIVPFISQNFPALKKFSLTSSSFWVISLVTLFGLILSQTPARNIEKVGASKFGSLFLYILIATIGMKMDILAALDKPQLFLVGIIWMFFHASFTLLAAYITKAPFFFTAVGSQANVGGAASASVIAAAFHPSLASVGVLLAILGYALGTYCGYLTGLMMQWVAQ
- a CDS encoding LytR/AlgR family response regulator transcription factor, encoding MIAEQNHKLRCIAIDDEPFALQIIADDIRKVPYLDLIDTFASPFEAWEILNTGQVDLLFLDIQMPTLTGIQFVKSLIQPPMVIFTTAYQQYALEGYDLNIVDYLVKPIPFDRFVKATNKAFELYSLRAKEAPEVVPTEVDYIVINADYKKIKLHFSDIVFVEGLKDYVKIYIQNETKPILTRSNLKSMEGKLPNKLFCRVHNSYIVSLEKITAFQKTKLLIGKIEIPVGNRFVDEFEQVYRK
- a CDS encoding sensor histidine kinase, whose product is MKAFDKYAIFFHLIGWCVYFSTPLLVLPSGFYGRAEFSNFVTSQLINNLMIVAVFYLNLLILSPKLLLKKRGGIFVFYLALGLIIVLGFNLIWGKFFIKMPPFEPNMSKMPSMPRPNPNFPPPPPPRMGFPFQQITGGMMSYLFAIIVSSLIVLWQDRIKSHDTQQKITLEKVAAELAVLKLQVSPHFLFNTLNNIRWLARQKSELTEDAIVKLSQLLRYMIYQSDSDTVPLQQEIDYLHNYIDLQKMRISAKNKVTFQYKGPIERHVIEPLLFIPMVENAFKYGLHGFEETAIAICIEVLDNMLYFSTRNPIFENNQTDESGIGLKNVRKRLSLHYPDRYSLKITEEGNIFCVDLSIELK